The following are encoded together in the Schistocerca americana isolate TAMUIC-IGC-003095 chromosome 6, iqSchAmer2.1, whole genome shotgun sequence genome:
- the LOC124619671 gene encoding uncharacterized protein LOC124619671 isoform X2 — protein MSADAAATVPVWLDDDFIKQSLKYVSNFEDCSIVSASVKGATVGKENYLSDTFRMTVTFKHRIKCYTMTLSFFIKCLPDGKTVREVAQNMGAFEREISVFTKMLPVMTQLLQSADPKKYSQLAAVCFHSGSEPVDYLMLEDLRDSGYVIAKRSQGLDLAHSRAVVRKLAELHAASIGLIMKDRTCMDNYKTFSIFNGDAAPQMKNFFKNACLLLARELERAGGHYSTYASKLRAISKTAFANISEITKWKKRRWHISHHRH, from the exons ATGTCTGCAGATGCTGCTGCCACAGTTCCTGTATGGCTGGATGACGACTTCatcaagcagtcactgaagtatgtCAGCAACTTTGAAGACTGCTCTATTGTCTCAGCGAGTGTCAAGGGTGCCACAGTTGGAAAGGAGAATTACTTGAGCGATACTTTCCGAATGACTGTGACATTTAAACACCGAATTAAGTGTTACACAATGACTCTATCATTCTTCATTAAATGTCTTCCAGATGGAAAAACAGTCCGCGAAGTTGCTCAGAACATGGGTGCTTTTGAAAGAGAAATTTCAGTTTTCACCAAGATGCTTCCAGTGATGACCCAGTTATTGCAAAGTGCCGACCCTAAGAAATACTCGCAGCTAGCAGCAGTATGTTTTCATTCTGGTAGTGAGCCAGTTGACTATTTGATGCTGGAAGACTTGAGAGATAGTGGGTATGTCATAGCTAAAAGAAGCCAGGGGCTAGACTTGGCACACTCTAGAGCTGTGGTCAGAAAATTAGCTGAGCTCCATGCAGCATCCATAGGTCTCATCATGAAGGATCGCACATGTATGGATAATTATAAGACTTTTTCTATATTCAATGGTGACGCAGCACCACAgatgaaaaatttctttaaaaatgcgtGTCTCTTGTTAGCTAGGGAGCTCGAGAGAGCAGGTGGCCACTACTCCACATATGCTTCCAAACTTCGAGCTATTTCCAAAACAGCATTTGCAAATATTTCCGAGATCACAAAGTGGAAGAAAAGAAG ATGGCACATTTCTCATCACCGTCACTAG
- the LOC124619671 gene encoding uncharacterized protein LOC124619671 isoform X1, translating into MSADAAATVPVWLDDDFIKQSLKYVSNFEDCSIVSASVKGATVGKENYLSDTFRMTVTFKHRIKCYTMTLSFFIKCLPDGKTVREVAQNMGAFEREISVFTKMLPVMTQLLQSADPKKYSQLAAVCFHSGSEPVDYLMLEDLRDSGYVIAKRSQGLDLAHSRAVVRKLAELHAASIGLIMKDRTCMDNYKTFSIFNGDAAPQMKNFFKNACLLLARELERAGGHYSTYASKLRAISKTAFANISEITKWKKRRFQALIHADCWTNNMMFKYLGGSVNDVVLIDFQMAHFSSPSLDLQYFLHTSLKEEVYVSHVEDLLEEYYFHLIETLDDIGVTQEHHISYDDFRQDYEDHSWFSLYGAIAIQPLVRSDERKGFDIEAAINGCDTAVNSEAYANNSFLRCIKLMLPVFERKGLL; encoded by the coding sequence ATGTCTGCAGATGCTGCTGCCACAGTTCCTGTATGGCTGGATGACGACTTCatcaagcagtcactgaagtatgtCAGCAACTTTGAAGACTGCTCTATTGTCTCAGCGAGTGTCAAGGGTGCCACAGTTGGAAAGGAGAATTACTTGAGCGATACTTTCCGAATGACTGTGACATTTAAACACCGAATTAAGTGTTACACAATGACTCTATCATTCTTCATTAAATGTCTTCCAGATGGAAAAACAGTCCGCGAAGTTGCTCAGAACATGGGTGCTTTTGAAAGAGAAATTTCAGTTTTCACCAAGATGCTTCCAGTGATGACCCAGTTATTGCAAAGTGCCGACCCTAAGAAATACTCGCAGCTAGCAGCAGTATGTTTTCATTCTGGTAGTGAGCCAGTTGACTATTTGATGCTGGAAGACTTGAGAGATAGTGGGTATGTCATAGCTAAAAGAAGCCAGGGGCTAGACTTGGCACACTCTAGAGCTGTGGTCAGAAAATTAGCTGAGCTCCATGCAGCATCCATAGGTCTCATCATGAAGGATCGCACATGTATGGATAATTATAAGACTTTTTCTATATTCAATGGTGACGCAGCACCACAgatgaaaaatttctttaaaaatgcgtGTCTCTTGTTAGCTAGGGAGCTCGAGAGAGCAGGTGGCCACTACTCCACATATGCTTCCAAACTTCGAGCTATTTCCAAAACAGCATTTGCAAATATTTCCGAGATCACAAAGTGGAAGAAAAGAAGGTTCCAAGCATTAATTCATGCAGACTGTTGGACTAACAATATGATGTTCAAATACTTGGGTGGCTCTGTTAACGATGTTGTTCTTATCGATTTCCAGATGGCACATTTCTCATCACCGTCACTAGATCTACAATATTTCCTACATACCAGTCTCAAGGAAGAAGTCTATGTTTCCCATGTAGAGGATCTCTTGGAGGAGTACTACTTCCACTTGATTGAAACCTTGGATGATATTGGTGTCACACAAGAACATCATATATCCTACGACGATTTTCGGCAAGACTACGAAGATCATTCGTGGTTCTCTCTGTATGGAGCTATTGCAATACAGCCTCTTGTGCGCTCTGATGAAAGAAAGGGCTTTGACATCGAGGCAGCAATTAATGGATGTGACACTGCAGTAAACAGTGAGGCTTATGCTAATAATTCATTCTTGAGGTGTATTAAACTAATGTTACCTGTGTTTGAAAGAAAGGGATTGCTGTAG